Proteins from a genomic interval of Corvus hawaiiensis isolate bCorHaw1 chromosome 36, bCorHaw1.pri.cur, whole genome shotgun sequence:
- the VAMP8 gene encoding vesicle-associated membrane protein 8 translates to MARVPGGVPADVATDAAAGDGHVRALQREVQGVTTIMTQNVERILARGENLEQLHSKSQDLEATSEHFRTTSQKMARRYWWKNVKLLVILGLVGVIVLVLIILLATGTIPT, encoded by the exons ATG GCGAgggtcccggggggggtcccggcgGATGTCGCGACAGATGCCGCGGCAGGCGATGGGCACGTGCGGGCGCTGCAGCGGGAGGTGCAGGGGGTCACCACCATCATGACCCAGAACGTGGAGCGGATCCTGGCGCGGGGGGAgaacctggagcagctgcacagcaagAGCCAGGACCTGGAGGCCACT TCGGAGCACTTCCGCACAACATCCCAGAAGATGGCCCGGCGCTACTGGTGGAAGAACGTGAAGCTGCTCGTCATCCTCGGTCTCGTGGGCGTCATTGTCCTTGTCCTCATCATCCTCCTGGCCACCGGCACCATCCCCACCTAG
- the LOC125319214 gene encoding vesicle-associated membrane protein 5-like isoform X1, with translation MGVLAGLARYQREAEEVAELMRQNVVRALEREGHLEQLQSRAQDLRQASEAFTRTAQTVTRRQRRRQRRWHLVALGLGLLLLFILGLALALALARSSPGTVTSTVPTARGETKHPPSTAGTLLGPSDDRTTGSPQ, from the exons ATGGGGGTCCTG gcgGGGCTGGCGCGGTACCAGCGCGAGGCCGAGGAGGTGGCGGAGCTGATGCGACAGAACGTGGTGCGGGCGCTGGAGCGGGaggggcacctggagcagctgcagagccgTGCCCAGGACCTGCGACAAGCG aGTGAAGCCTTCACCCGCACCGCACAGACGGTGACGCGGCGCCAGCGCAGGCGACAGCGGCGGTGGCACCTGGTGGCCCTCGGCCtcggcctcctcctcctcttcatcctggGTCTGGCACTGGCGCTGGCCCTGGCACGGTCATCGCCCGGGACTGTCACCAGCACTGTCCCCACCGCACGGGGGGAGACCAAGCACCCCCCCAGCACTGCGGGGACCCTGCTGGGACCCTCTGATGACAGAACAACGGGGTCCCCACAATAA
- the LOC125319214 gene encoding vesicle-associated membrane protein 5-like isoform X2: MAGLARYQREAEEVAELMRQNVVRALEREGHLEQLQSRAQDLRQASEAFTRTAQTVTRRQRRRQRRWHLVALGLGLLLLFILGLALALALARSSPGTVTSTVPTARGETKHPPSTAGTLLGPSDDRTTGSPQ, from the exons ATG gcgGGGCTGGCGCGGTACCAGCGCGAGGCCGAGGAGGTGGCGGAGCTGATGCGACAGAACGTGGTGCGGGCGCTGGAGCGGGaggggcacctggagcagctgcagagccgTGCCCAGGACCTGCGACAAGCG aGTGAAGCCTTCACCCGCACCGCACAGACGGTGACGCGGCGCCAGCGCAGGCGACAGCGGCGGTGGCACCTGGTGGCCCTCGGCCtcggcctcctcctcctcttcatcctggGTCTGGCACTGGCGCTGGCCCTGGCACGGTCATCGCCCGGGACTGTCACCAGCACTGTCCCCACCGCACGGGGGGAGACCAAGCACCCCCCCAGCACTGCGGGGACCCTGCTGGGACCCTCTGATGACAGAACAACGGGGTCCCCACAATAA
- the C36H2orf68 gene encoding UPF0561 protein C2orf68 homolog translates to MEAAAATTAAPGWRCRPGGRLDMSHGFVRHIRRNQLARDAYDRAVRQARGRARTRLTPAPARPRRPDQQVYRPHRGSGGPGGDASAGPPPEARGAPPDPARGPRLFCLEYEGDDGQVTAVIVHQGDSAEEVTRRVCARSPLEPPLRRALCQRVQDELSKRRGTG, encoded by the exons atggaggcggcggcggcgacaACGGCGGCTCCGGGCTGGCGCTGCCGGCCGGGGGGacggctggacatgagccacgGCTTCGTGCGGCACATCCGCCGCAACCAGCTCGCCAG GGACGCGTACGACCGCGCGGTGCGGCAGGCGCGGGGCCGAGCGCGGACGCGGCtgaccccggccccggcgcggccccggcggcccGACCAGCAGGTGTACCGGCCCCACCGGGGCAGCG GGGGTCCCGGCGGCGACGCCAGCGCGGGCCCCCCCCCCGAGGCCCGCGGGGCCCCCCCGGACCCCGCCCGCGGGCCGCGGCTCTTCTGCCTCGAGTACGAGGGGGACGACGGGCAGGTCACGGCCGTCATCGTGCACCAG GGGGACAGCGCCGAGGAGGTGACACGCCGGGTGTGCGCccggagcccgctggagccccCCCTGCGCAGGGCCCTGTGCCAGCGCGTGCAGGACGAGCTCAGCAAGCGCCGGGGCACCGGGTAA
- the USP39 gene encoding U4/U6.U5 tri-snRNP-associated protein 2 gives MSSRGRRDRDPRDARGASAASAASSARGSSRSRRDADAERPRGRRDAERERARRESAEALPVDLARVKREPATGTGSGVWGGSGTAAPGAPVRVKREREPDGDSDPEPEPAVRYGRFDPEDQRSRHCPYLDTINKSVLDFDFEKLCSISLSHINVYACLVCGKYFQGRGLKSHAYIHSVQLSHHVFLNLHTLKFYCLPDNYEIIDSSLEDITYVLKPTFTAQHIAHLDKQAKLSRAYDGTTYLPGIVGLNNIKANDYANAVLQALSNVPPLRNYFLEEENYRRIQRPPGDIMFLLVQRFGELMRKLWNPRNFKAHVSPHEMLQAVVLCSKKNFQITKQGDGVEFLSWFLNALHAALGGTKRKKKTIVTDVFQGSMRIFTKKLPHPDLPAEEKAQLLQNSEYQERMVESTFLYLTLDLPTAPLYKDEKEQLIIPQVPLFSILAKFNGSTEKEYKTYKENFLKRFQLTRLPPYLIFCIKRFTKNNFFVEKNPTIVNFPITNVDLREYLSEEVQAAHAHTTYDLIANIVHDGKPSEGSYRIHVLHHGTGKWYELQDLQVTDILPQMITLSEAYIQIWKRREEDETNQQGA, from the exons ATGTCGAGCCGCGGGAGGCGGGACCGCGACCCCCGGGACGCCCGCGGGGCCtccgccgcctccgccgcctCCTCCGCCCGGGGCTCCTCCCGCAGCCGCCGCGACGCCGATGCCgagcggccgcggggccggcgggacGCGGAGCGGGAGCGCGCGCGGCGGGAGTCGGCGGAGGCGCTGCCGGTGGATCTCGCGCGCGTCAAGCGGGAGCCGGCCACCGGCACCGGCAGCGGCGTCTGGGGGGGCTCCGGCACCGCCGCTCCCGGCGCGCCTGTGCGCGTGaagcgggagcgggagccggaTGGAGACTCCGACCCTGAGCCCGAGCCCGCCG TGCGCTACGGGCGCTTTGACCCCGAGGACCAGCGCAGCCGGCACTGCCCCTACCTGGACACCATCAACAA GAGTGTCCTGGACTTCGACTTTGAGAAGCTCTGCTCCATCTCCCTGTCCCACATCAACGTCTACGCCTGCCTCGTCTGCGGGAAGTACTTCCAGG GCCGCGGGCTGAAGTCCCACGCCTACATCCACAGCGTGCAGCTGAGCCACCACGTGTTCCTCAACCTGCACACGCTCAAGTTCTACTGCCTGCCTGACAACTACGAGATCATCGACTCCTCGCTCGAGGACATCACG TACGTGCTCAAGCCCACCTTCACGGCCCAGCACATCGCCCACCTGGACAAACAGGCCAAGCTGTCCCGGGCCTACGATGGTACCACGTATCTTCCTGGCATCGTGGGGCTCAACAACATCAAGGCCAACGACTATGCCAACGCTGTGCTCCAG GCCCTGTCCAATGTGCCTCCCCTGCGGAATTACTTCCTGGAGGAGGAGAACTACCGGCGCATCCAGCGCCCGCCCGGGGACATCATGTTCCTGCTGGTGCAGCGCTTCGGGGAGCTCATGAGGAAGCTCTGGAATCCCCGGAATTTCAAGGCGCACGTGTCACCTCACGAGATGCTCCAGGCTGTGGTGCTCTGCAGCAAGAAGAACTTCCAGATCACCAAGcagg GGGATGGGGTGGAGTTCCTGTCCTGGTTCCTGAACGCGCTGCACGCGGCACTGGGCGGCAccaagaggaagaagaaga ccatCGTCACCGATGTGTTCCAGGGCTCCATGCGCATCTTCACCAAGAAGCTGCCACACCCTGACCTG CCGGCGGAGGAGAAGGcgcagctgctgcagaacagcGAGTACCAGGAGCGCATGGTGGAGTCCACCTTCCTGTACCTGACCCTGGACCTGCCCACGGCGCCGCTCTACAAGGACGAGAAGGAGCAGCTCATCATCCCCCAGGTGCCCCTGTTCAGCATCCTGGCCAAGTTCAACGGTAGCACCGAGAAGGAGTACAAGACCTACAAGGAGAACTTCCTGAAGCGCTTCCAGCTGACGCGCCTGCCCCCCTACCTCATCTTCTGCATCAAGCGCTTCACCAAGAACAACTTCTTCGTGGAGAAGAACCCCACCATCGTCAACTTCCCCATCAC GAACGTGGACCTGCGGGAGTACTTGTCGGAGGAGGTGCAGGCCGCGCACGCCCACACCACCTACGACCTCATCGCCAACATCGTGCACGACGGGAAGCCCTCGGAGGGCTCCTACCGCATCCACGTCCTGCACCAC ggcacagggaagtgGTACGAGCTGCAGGACCTGCAGGTGACCGATATCCTGCCCCAGATGATCACCCTGTCCGAGGCCTACATCCAG atCTGGAAGCGACGCGAGGAGGATGAGACGAACCAGCAGGGCGCCTGA
- the SFTPB gene encoding pulmonary surfactant-associated protein B isoform X1, with protein MALALLLLLALLGTTPGPSGRVLTVATGLGAPGGGCGVPPSAWCQNWVTALRCGALGRCPHLTQGPPDVDVCAMCQQLVGFLRHVSNQSTEEKPQQICATVKLCHGEPGAAPAVPVLEVPGTHLQGPGGAGLSPEALPVPLCWMCRKLVERAEAAVPVGSVAAAVAGLCRALPLPVAGACQCLAERYAALLLEGLLGRLGPRLLCRLFLACRNGDNWDNADAGTLPPPWVLEAVVVRLAECVREEDPKGVGAPALSLPLGPCALGPIFWCSGPEAARRCQALQHCQEHVWL; from the exons AtggccctggcactgctgctgctcctcgcCCTGCTCGGGACCACCCCAG GTCCCTCTGGCCGGGTGCTGACAGTGGCCACAGGTTTGGGGGCGCCgggggggggctgtggggtgccCCCCTCCGCCTGGTGCCAGAACTGGGTGACGGCGCTGCGCTGTGGGGCCCTGGGGCGCTGCCCCCACCTCACCCAGGGACCTCCTGATGTG GACGTCTGTGCCATGTGCCAGCAGCTCGTGGGCTTCCTCCGCCACGTCTCCAACCAATCGACCGAGGAG AAGCCCCAGCAGATCTGTGCCACGGTGAAGCTGTGCCACGGAgagcccggggccgccccggccGTGCCCGTCCTTGAGGTGCCCGGCACTCACCTGCAG ggccccggcggggccgggctgtcCCCGGAGGCGCTGCCGGTGCCGCTGTGCTGGATGTGCCGCAAGCTCGTGGAGCGGGCGGAGGCCGCTGTCCCCGTGGGCTCGGTGGCCGCGGCGGTggccgggctgtgccgggcgctgccgctgcccgTGGCCGGAGCGTGCCAGTGCCTGGCCGAGCGCTACGCGGCCCTGCTGCTCGAGGGGCTGCTGGGCCGCCTGGGCCCCCGCCTGCTCTGCCGCCTGTTCCTCGCCTGTCGCAACGGGGACAACTGGGACAACGCGGACGCGGGGACGCTGCCACCCCCCTGGGTGCTGGAGGCCGTCGTGGTGCGGCTGGCGGAGTGTGTCAGGGAGGAG GACCCCAAGGGCGTCGGTGCCCCCGCGCTGTCCCTCCCCCTGGGCCCCTGTGCCCTGGGCCCCATCTTCTGGTGCTCCGGCCCAGAGGCCGCCCGGCGCTGCCag gccctgcagcactgccaggagcacGTCTGGCTGTAG
- the SFTPB gene encoding pulmonary surfactant-associated protein B isoform X2: protein MALALLLLLALLGTTPGLGAPGGGCGVPPSAWCQNWVTALRCGALGRCPHLTQGPPDVDVCAMCQQLVGFLRHVSNQSTEEKPQQICATVKLCHGEPGAAPAVPVLEVPGTHLQGPGGAGLSPEALPVPLCWMCRKLVERAEAAVPVGSVAAAVAGLCRALPLPVAGACQCLAERYAALLLEGLLGRLGPRLLCRLFLACRNGDNWDNADAGTLPPPWVLEAVVVRLAECVREEDPKGVGAPALSLPLGPCALGPIFWCSGPEAARRCQALQHCQEHVWL from the exons AtggccctggcactgctgctgctcctcgcCCTGCTCGGGACCACCCCAG GTTTGGGGGCGCCgggggggggctgtggggtgccCCCCTCCGCCTGGTGCCAGAACTGGGTGACGGCGCTGCGCTGTGGGGCCCTGGGGCGCTGCCCCCACCTCACCCAGGGACCTCCTGATGTG GACGTCTGTGCCATGTGCCAGCAGCTCGTGGGCTTCCTCCGCCACGTCTCCAACCAATCGACCGAGGAG AAGCCCCAGCAGATCTGTGCCACGGTGAAGCTGTGCCACGGAgagcccggggccgccccggccGTGCCCGTCCTTGAGGTGCCCGGCACTCACCTGCAG ggccccggcggggccgggctgtcCCCGGAGGCGCTGCCGGTGCCGCTGTGCTGGATGTGCCGCAAGCTCGTGGAGCGGGCGGAGGCCGCTGTCCCCGTGGGCTCGGTGGCCGCGGCGGTggccgggctgtgccgggcgctgccgctgcccgTGGCCGGAGCGTGCCAGTGCCTGGCCGAGCGCTACGCGGCCCTGCTGCTCGAGGGGCTGCTGGGCCGCCTGGGCCCCCGCCTGCTCTGCCGCCTGTTCCTCGCCTGTCGCAACGGGGACAACTGGGACAACGCGGACGCGGGGACGCTGCCACCCCCCTGGGTGCTGGAGGCCGTCGTGGTGCGGCTGGCGGAGTGTGTCAGGGAGGAG GACCCCAAGGGCGTCGGTGCCCCCGCGCTGTCCCTCCCCCTGGGCCCCTGTGCCCTGGGCCCCATCTTCTGGTGCTCCGGCCCAGAGGCCGCCCGGCGCTGCCag gccctgcagcactgccaggagcacGTCTGGCTGTAG